Below is a genomic region from Enoplosus armatus isolate fEnoArm2 chromosome 10, fEnoArm2.hap1, whole genome shotgun sequence.
TTTGCGCTGCATTTCAGACCAAATTGAAAGCTGCACCATGCACAGCTATCCTCAGCTACTTCAATTTTGAGAGCTTCGCACAGTTGCGCGATTGTGAATAAGTTCATGTGACCAACCTGCCACTTGCACAGTTGCGCGAGGGCTAGCAGCTGAGGGCTAATTGTTCCAACTGTatacacatcaaaaacaaccTGACTCCACTTGTTCAAACTGCGTGTTGGTTGATTTCAAAGGGCAGGATGATTCCTGTGTTGTCCTAGGTAGACTGCATTCTTCCTTTGGACTGTTCTGAAAGATCAAAGAGGCAGACAAGAAACACCCCTGTGCCCCCCTCACAGTATCGTAGAACTGACTATTGTTATCCTTACCCAAATGCTTTACTGCAGATAACGTCAGAATCAATGAAGGTCCATCAAATCTTCCCGTTATCACAAGAGACTCTTGTTAAGAAAGCACAGCAGTGCTATTTCTACAGTCAAGTATAGCAAGTTGCTTTCATTTCAAGAACAATGAGGGCAGTTGGGCCCATTCAAGATAAAGTGACCCCTCTAGGGTTGACAATTTTCTGCTTTCCAACATCAATATTTGATGGATTCAACTTATCTGCCTTCAATTTCCACTTTGAAAAGGATGTCATTCGAGCCCAGGTCACATCCGTGCTCTACAAAGCTCCAAGCTTTAGTCATACCTGAAAAAGCACAAGAAAAGCTCCCCCACACAAGCCcccaaaaagaacaaatgcATACCAAAACTGTATTCAATCACAACAAGCTATGCATTTATTATGCAATAAGAAAATCCTTTACAGATAGTTCACTCATTGTATTATCAATACAAGGCATAGTAACTAATTGCAAAGGAATTGCAATGGAGGCATTTAGCCAGACAATGAATGTTaagagaaatgtgacatttagtGACCTTACGTGATGCTCGATGCGCAAGGAAACTTGTACATACAATGAGTTAGGAGAGTTCCTGATGGTCTCGGGTATTGGAAAGCGCACAGGACACAGCACACTGAAAAATGCAAAGGAAAAAGCCTCTCTCCCCACAATACCCCATCCAAAGAAGCAGTACAGGACTACAAGACAATTGCTGGCATTACAATACTGCCTTAGTTCACAGTACTTAGACACAACTGTATGACTATGAATACAATTCATAAGAGATTGAATCTATTTTCCAGAAGAAGCATTTAAATACCGCAAGCCTGAACGCGAGGGATTCCTTCCTTATGAACTGTGGACGTGGACTTGAGTGTAGATTTTTGAAGGGTGGGCCATGTAACTTAATCTGCAAGAGTCAAATACACCCCTCCCAACCCCACAAAGCAACTTGAAGCCTGTACAAATTACAATGACTTCGAGTAAAGAGACTTGTTACCACACTCCCTGGGAAAACCGAACTTCTTGCTACATCAGGAGACTAGTTTTGAGGTTGCTATCCTGCGAGGCAAAGTGTCCACTTGAATCTTGTTGGGTGCACCTGGATGTTTCCTATTCAAGCCGTTTTGCGTTGGGTAACATGGAGCTGTGAAGTCTAGGAAGAGACTGATTAACGCCCCACAACCCACCCTCCCATTACCCCAAAAGATGTGCATGAAACCCCATTTACAACACGTTCCAAATGGTGTagaatgaacaaataaaaaaagccaaTGGATTTATTAAACAATACCAAATACCTTCCTACAACTCTTTAAACTGCGGTGGATGCACATGATCCCGATCCATAGAACTATAGTAAATAAGATGAGCTCAACTTGTAGCGAGCAGCTAGCGGGGGGTTCTTTCGATGATCAGCTTTAGGGGGCCATGCCTGTGAAAAGAAGAACTCGAAACACGTTTTAAAtaccccctcccccttcttAACCCAAAATTCTTTACTGGCTAGGATTAACTACCATTTCAATACAATTTCTCTTTgattgcaaaaacaaaatactgtatactaGACAGCATAGGTAAGGATGATATAATGTACAGGATAGTTACACCCACATGTACATTTCATGCATTAACTCACTGCTCGGGTTAAGAGGTAGATGTAGCTGATCTGAACCACTGAGGCGCAGCTGAAGCACTGAAGGGTTGCTGAATACACACATCAAATCGGCCGCACAGGAGACCATCCACTCTCACACTCCAATGCTGAAAACTTCTTTGGGGGAGACCTATCGAACAACAAAAAGGAGTGCCTCTCCCTCCGGCTGGGCGAACTACTTCTGATCGCAGGGGGTAGAGAAGTCCGATAAGATGTTCCTCTCGCCAGCACACTACCAAGGCATTCACCACAGCAGACACCACCACACTCATGTCAGCGCACAACAGGAGGGGTGACCACGGTACAAAACGATTTACACAGCTTGcctgaaaagaggaagagagagctgtGCGAGAAATTGTGTTCTATAACAGTTGTTTCTATAAAAGTAGTTTAAAAGCGAAATACCTGAGAATGTTACAGAGATACCTCTACCCAATATACAAACCAACACCTTGCTTTAAACTTGTGAAGCTAGAAGACACTTCTGCGCCCTGTCCCACCCTCATCACTGGCTGGCTTGCACTGGAACTGCTGCAACTGCTTCAGCGATGGCCACTGTGTGCTGCTACCCTGCCCTGCGCCTCTGGCTCCCTCTGGTGTACACTCGCcgacagctgctgcagcttcctgctCTCTGGGGCCCCCTCTGCTTTTCCCTCCATGCCCTCTGGTCCTGTCCTGACTGGAACCTCTCTGGTCCGCCCACGCCCTCTGGTCCTGTCCTGCCTCGCTCCACTCTGGTCCTCCCCGTGTCCCATGGCTCCGCGCTGGTCCTGCGATCTTCCTCTAATAACTAAGTCCATTCTTCCTCACAATAACTAAGTCCATTCCTCCCCCTTGATAACTCAGTCCATTTTCCCTCcccaaagataaaaaaaaggtcttCCGTCTTCTCTAagaaggtttaaaaaaaaaaaaattgacaactgaaaacaaaagtccaTACAGAATCATCTGAGCCTGTTCTTTGAGCTACAGCTAGAGCTCTGGTAATGAGCTTTGACTCCTTCCAGGCTGCTTTAAGAACTGCAGATTTCTTCTGTTATTTCTTTGGTCAAAGGAAATAGTatcattttcactttaaaaacGTTACCACTAAGACAAACGCGTGGTGACTGAATCACTTAAGTGCAActtgaagaataaaacaaaaaaaattgcTTAATTGCATTTCAAGATGCTTGCCCAAACAATGGCATAGATTGAGGAGATTGAGGCCAAGGCCTCAGTCACCATTAGAAATATTACCAAAAAATTTTTTTGGATTGTCTTGATTGCTTCTTTGGTTTACAAACACAACCTAGTTTTGTTGAAAAAGTAACTGATTCTATTTAGTTGGTTTAACTGACTCAATCTTAACTCCTCAAAGTTCATAACTGATACTTGATATGATGCAAGGTTAGCCTCTATTTAAAGATCATAACACGTTTCTCACATTATTGCTCCAGCTATTAATAGTTTAACTGCTCTCTGGAGGAATCTTGGCATGTTGACTAGTCTGCTTTAATTCGGTTTTGAATTGACTTTGACACGTCAGTCGACTCTTAGTCTCAACTCTCAGCGTCTCGTTTCGCCTGCCttgcttatttaaaaaaaaaacttgttgcAGCTCAACATTTAACGGCAATTTCGTTATTTGTATAAAATtaagttttaaaatatattttcagttattaAAGGCTACCAAAAGAATATACTTGCGGACATTGTTAGCCTCGCGGCTGGAAAATTCCTGACCGCTCCCTTTCCATCGCTATCTGGCTACGTCACGCGTTATTCAAATAAACCAATGGCAAACATTTACAGGATGCTACGTCACGGCACCCATCTTTGGCAGACTACCGtcataaacatgaaaaacaccaaCTTGGATTTGTTTCTTTAACAAACGCATAATGTACACGTGTTATGTTGATATTCGAGATTATTTTATCTGGCGAAGAAGTGAACGATAAATTATAACGTTCTGACAACGTTTTCATTAACATGAGCCTGTATTTGGCTGGCTTAGCCAACGTTAGCTCGATAGCTACCCTGAATAGTTtcgacaaaaaaaaatgaagcttCGGTTTCTGATAACGGCTAATTTTCTTTGGCATATGCCGACCGAAACGtaatatttcaaacaaaaagctTGTTGGCAAAAAACCTTGCTGAAAAACACACGGTACAATAACGTTACGTATCTTGATATTGAGGCTATTTGCGATCGACACAAGGCCTACAGCTCATTGACTCCCATCAAAAGACGCTAAATtcaaacacctcacaaatatcAAGCTAGGTAGAGCAAATCTACACGTCTTCAATCCTAACGGTCGAATCTCGAAgtattaaaaggaagaaaaacaagatcGGTTTAACCTGCGACGCCCCACAGCACGACGAATTCCTATCAATGCCGTCTGACTTGAAATGGCGTCACGAGCGCAATATATACTGTTTGGGTGATTGGTCTACGGCAAGAGGAGGTATTCATCCGAGGAAAAAGTAATCCCCCTttcacaaacacgcacacacaaaaatggcAATTGTTGATTACGGCTTTAGATTCGAgttcaaaacagaaaattaataaatcaatcaataggCGGAAATTAATGATAAGTAGGGTACTCGAGGACACAGCACTAATCCTCAAAGAGGTGTTCCTACTATAACTGGCTCAGACAAGACAATGTGTGAGTGAAGTGTAATTGTTTTAGTATTAACAGTTAAATTCACAATttgaaaatatatgaaacacaaaacagtgaagtaaattacaatagaaacacacattttcaacctATTGTACCAACTATCAGTCAAAAGAGCTGACGTCACAGGGACGGTTGCGCGGATTAATCTTTGCTTGCATGTAACACGGTCAGACAAACCGGATCAAACTAGAATGTGGTTGAATTGCCGGATCTTCTTACCCTTTACCGCAATGATATGCTGTTTGTGATCGacgaacaaaagaaaagagccAACTCATCTCGTTTAACTTGGATGGCCTATGTTCAATAACGTGTTTCTCTTTTTGGTAGATTGCTTAGTAGATGCTGTAAAAGCTGTTGGTGCCAGCAGTGCTTTTTCATCAAATGTACTATGTCATATAATGTAGTTACAGACCCGTTTTCACAAGCCTTCATTATGTTACTCTAAGCTTTACTGTCCAATTCAACCTAAACTTAAATGTTACATTACAGTGTTAGCTGAAGAGTGTACGTGATGAAACTAGAAATATCCAGAAACATCCAGTGCATTGCTGTGACAGGGTGGAAAATTACCAGCATTGAAAGGCCAAACTGGGATTTACTTTTGTTCACCAGCAGAGGGTGCAGTGAAAAGACATGCTATTTGTCACGTCTGTCCTAATACATGAAATCTATCCCACTGTTTTCATCTGCTGAACTGGTTTTCAACATTGATTACAGTTGCCTGAACAAGTTTGGGCAACCTCCCTTATGTAACTATTCTCATATGCCATTGATCAGCAACAGCCTGGTGTGGGGAGTTGTCCTCTGCTTGAGTTTCAGCCCCTCCCAGCCTCAATTAATTGATCTTGGCTGTTAGACAGGATATAGCTAGTCAGTGActacacacacatcagaaaaAGGGGCACCTTCTTTCATGTGATAACCATGCCACACCAAGGCCTTTCATGGTATAGGCTCATCAAGTCTTGTGTGATACTTGCTAATCAAAGCCATTATGAAGGCGTTGATCTCAATTTCCATTGAGTGTCTCAGGGATTGTGTTAGAAGTTGTGAAGTGCATTCAATTGTGATAATGATTGGGACGTTTTTGAAAATAGGGATGACAGCTGTAGAAGAGGTGGAGTTGTGAAATTTGAAATAGCCTACAGCACACCACAAACCTGGAAAATCACTTGAGAAACTGTTTGAAACTATTAATGAAATAACCTGACAAAGACGAATGTTCTCCTGTACAGTATAAAAATCCAATATCACCATAAGCGGCCTTGctgatttgcaacattgccaATAATTTTATACAATCAGAGACACTAAAGGGATAGTTGCCACAGTAAAAATCGTATGACATTATCTCAGATGGCTGACAAATACATCCCATGGTATATATCGTCACATCCCCCTCGCCTTGTAAATCTAATTATGTAGGCGTCAGCCAGATGGTAGCAGGAAACCTCTCAAAATCAATGGGGCAGCTCTATAGCAGTTCTATAGCTTTGGTTGATGCTCATATCTGCTTTTTGTATATTAATAACAATAGTGGAAATCgaggtaaacaaaaaaatgtcacacaagACATGACGTTGAAGTGTGAGGCAGCACAAACATACGGGCAAACCCCTCTTCTGCAAGTTATTTCAGTGGTTTAAATGAACCCTGGTATAGATCCTGTCCCACAGGGCTCGGTTCGATTGTCTCCTGTATGAGGACAAAGGTCTTGCTCTTTCAGCTGGTTCAATGAACACCCAGCTGTTACATCAGGCGTGATGCAAAATCAAGCCACCATCCAGGAATTCATACATTCCAGCACACAAGCCCGTGATTGCACTATTCTGCAGCCAGCTGCTGAGGGAGACAAACTTATTCATGTAGGTAGAAACGATCCAACAACTGGATGCTGAAACACTTGGAGATTTGTCTTCTGTAGAGACTATTGTGAGCAAACCTTTTGAGGACTGAACTCCTAATTAGCTAGTTTagaatttcttttctttttttgagagCATGCTGTACCTATTCTTGTGGTCAGAAACAGCAGTCGATTATTGTCAAGTCTGAAATGAGGATCTCTGCAGCTGACATTGACAGACAAGTTGTAGCCttatagagaaaaaaaaagagctgcagagcagaggaaacagctgaGTGCCAACAGGGATCACCATCAGTGCCCCTTGTGTTGTCAACCATACCAGGACAGCATCCACAGCCTACCAGCAGATGATGGAGAAGTTTTTTAAGCCTGTTCACAGCCCCTCTGGCCCAGACGAGATCAAGCTGCGGAggcaccaccaccatcatcccctTCACCATCACCAAGACCCTCAGTCACACAGGTAGGATGGTTCATTCCAGTCTGCCAGATTTATATTCATGTCTAATGGAAGAAGACATAAAAGTCACATACATCCTGAAATTTACTTTTATAAAGCAAGAGCTACATATGACGGCATCTGCATTGGCAAAAGTGTGCGCTATTACtctactatactatactactatCAAATACTGATTGGTGCAGAGACATCATTACATTTGCTCATATTCCTGTGTCCTTGTGTTGTAGGTACACAATGTTTGATGACACCAACAGAAATACAGATGAAAGCCACGggcaccaccatcaccatcaacatGGCCACTATCTCCAGGACAGCCCTCATCACAATGCCCACCATCGTCATCAAACACAGCAATTTCACCAAAGCGAAGACGATGAGATACTTTACAACCACGAAACACATGTGACTCTCTCCAGggcctcttcctcttccctctcttcctcctcttcctcctctttttcctcctggaACACAGAGGCGAGTGCAAATGATCCCTTCTCTATTCGTCATGCCGAGCAGCCACTGCACTCCCTGTCCTGCTCCAACATCACAGATGTGCGCAGAGGTTTCAGGGACGATGACAGCAGCGAGCCTATTGTCTTTGCCAGCATCAAACATGGCAAAACCGGCAGTGTTTGTAGTGAGTCGCATGGGAGCTCACATAGGAGGGGAAAGCATGGTTTTTCTACTCTTGACCGAGGTCACAGCAGAAGCGATGAAGGCCTTCTGCAGGGTAATGAAAGTGATCTTGGCGGAGAACAATCCAGGGTACAGCACATGAACTATGGACCTCTGTATAAGACAGCTAGTTTGAATCGAAGCCTGGCTTTCAGTGAGGAAGACATTTTGTTAGGGGTCTCCAGGGGCCCCAAGAGAGCAGTGTCCTCCAGTCAGCTACCCGGCAAAGGCATCCTCAAAAACAAGGAGCCTCATTCTGACATTCGCAAAGCTAAGTCGATGGAGGTGCTCTCCCCAAGAGTTTCCAAAGGACAGGATCCCAGTGGACAGAAGGGGAAAGGGATCACTCAAGTCGAGATGGAGCAAGCCAGGAACAATTTTGTGCAGGGAAAGTTGCAATTCTCAGCCTTTCTAGATGAGATTACACAACAGGTTATAAGTCCCTCAGCTCTCACCATCTTGGGtgtgaacaaaaataaaattactgGGAAGACACCTGCCCCAACCCGAACACCTGGCCCAGTCAAGCCTCAGCTCCCACCCaagaagcacagagagagctcaggggaggagaaggagcagcaTCCGAAACAACGCAACAGCCAGGAGAAAGCAGCTCACAGCAGCTCTCGGAAACACTCGGACTGCTCCAATTCTGAAAAACTGAACTCATATGCAGCTAAGAACCACCATGGTAGCTCCCCGCCTCATCACTACGCCCACTCTCAGGGCCAAAATACTCACCAGGGAAGCAGCCGTAAAGACAGGAGGCCGTCGCCCACGGGGAGCTCTGTGTCAGAGGACAGATATGGTAGATGTGGCCCTCACCTCACAGATGGCACCAGCACCAGCCCTGAACCCAGCCAGCCCAAACAACGCCACCACCGCAAACAGCAGCCCGTTGCCTCCCACAGTCAACACACCCAGCACTTCCCTCAGGACCAGCCTCAACAGGCGCACCCTGGCCTTGTGCACAGAGGGCCCGCTAGCTCCCCTCCATCCTCAGCCCAGGGTGTAGGGCCAGGCCTCGGATCTGAGTCTTCATCCACAAAATCAGACTCACCCCGGGCCAGAGACACAGCCTCCACAGCTACCAGTTACAGCTCGGAGCAGAGTGGTCGACACCATTCACAGCATGTGGGGCACTCTAAACAACGCAGGGTGAGTTTACTTTAAAGGTTTTAATAGGGTAATATGATAATATGAGACAGGAACGACAGGAGTGAAGGGAGGTTTCAGGCCTCAGATCACGAATCTGAAAGTGAAATGTCATTAGTACAGCGCACATACCTCATTTCAGTTTAGAAAAGTCaggaaacatgaatgaaaagatgTTTATATACAAGTATACAGTTGGATTCTTTAATAATCTTGTTTCGCTACTGTCATTTGCCAATCTTTGAGGATCACAGTGGAAATAAGTCAGAATAAAGGACAGATAAGTTATGTGTTATCCCTAAGTAATATACCTTAGTTAGctaatataatttatttatatttattcacaTGATATGTGGTAATTTTAAAACATTCATCACATAAAATCAAATTTGAACAAACCTTAGCATTAAACCACAAATGGCCTCAAATGGGGCATTTTGTGAGAAAGACATGAATCAAATTGTGTTATATACAGAATTTATATTATAAGATATGTAAAAAAGGACTATGTCAAACTATGCTGCAACACTACCTCTATATGTAACATTTTATGTCACTATAATGTTTTGTGTATAATGTAATTGGGTCCTATCATGAGTCAGACTTATGAAAAAGAAACCTGAAGGCATAGCACTGCACTGAAGGgaagatactgtatatctgtgtaGAAAGAGCAGGAGGATCATAAATGGAgggctgctgctctgttgcAGAGGCAGTGTAGCTGAGTCATAGGCTGTGTGGGACGTGTGAAACACTACGCATTGGAAGCTGAGTCATTCTTCAGCAGTGCAGCAGATGATAGTCCTGTACTTTTAGGGGAAACTCCCTTTGAAACTCCCAGATTTATCCATTTAAATGGTagaattgtttgttttcaagtcTCTGCCCTGAGCTACTGTATGTCCTATGTTCTATGAATTGACTATGTAGGCAGAGAAAGTAACAATACACATCTCACACCCACAGAGACAAACCTCTCATACTAGCTCACAGTAGCAGCCAGCACTAAGCAAAATGTGAGAGCGAGTTGGTTGGATAAGAGCAAGTATCACGTTGCTCTTATGCAAGAATCTGCTCAGGCTTACACTCTCATGtactaataaaaacacacaacattatGTAACATTGCCTTTTTCCATGTGGTCGCTGTGTAGGATTTGCTCTCACTGAGTTTGTCTTGACAAGTTAaggttcatacacacacataaaaatacaaaatcacacacacacacacacacatacaaagggGAAATATCCCGGCTACAGTTTAGCTTCACCGAGCTAATCGATTCCAGTAGAGTCCATTTCCGGGAGCAGGTCTGCCATAACTCAATAGTTTATTCAATCTGACATGTCCTCAGTAATGGACTGACGACCCATCCTGGGTGGATTCTGCCTTTTACACAATGCGTGCTGGGCCAAGCTCCAGCTCCCGAAACCctgaataataataagtttGTATAGAAAGTATATGGGCATGATGTCCTTACTGTTTATTGTTCTTTATATATCTATGCTTTTTCACCTATAGCACCAAGCCTGGAATTAGTCCTGaactgctaatgttgcttttatCTCCATGCAGATTTAGGGACTCGAATCAGCAACTTTAAATGGCTTCATTCGAAAGTTCCAGTTGGCATGCTTAAATATCTATGGTGCATGCTGTGTATGGACAGTGACGCGTTTTGCATTGTTTCGGCTCTACCTCAGCACACTggaattcaaatgaaacaatgactatGAGGTTGAAGTTGTGACGTTCAGCAAGGATGCTTAGGGAGTGTTCACATTAGAACTTGTCACCCATGTATGAAAAGGGCCACGAGGTTTACACAGGTCAAGGAATGTGGACGTAAACACCCTCAAATTACAgctgtcattgtttcattttcaattttatgTGCTGGAGTACAGTGCCAAAACTGCATGTTTGCACTGTATGAAAAGTCTGtgctagatagatagatagatcgatagatagatagatagattacCTAATGTCTCCTGTATCTTATGTGTATGattcacttttcttttatcCTTCTGTTTCGAGGACACACTGTGTGATGCCGACCATCTCCAGTAAGTGTTTTAtaacttctctctgtctcaccctgtcctctctctgtctatcttgTGATGGGTCAGTGGTTATTGATCACACTAATGAgtatcctctctccctcctctcctgttttaaCAGGGGGAGGTGCAGTTATGGAACTCATTTATATAACCATCTCTGTGTCGTTGGTAATAAGAATATGTGacagaggtaaaaaaataacataagcACCAAATGAAAACCCTCCTATATGTAATACATAATGCACATGTCCATTAATGCAGTCTTTCTAATGCAGACTATTTCTTTAATATAATGCCATTTTTTTGGCAGATGCACTTAAAGTGCTTACTGTTAAAAACAGATGATTTGATCTTTTGATTCtttgttattctgttttaaaaaacCTACATGCGGAAGTGGTGACTGCCAAACCTCTGTTGTTCTATTGCTGAAATAGTACTAAATGGCATACAACCTATGTAGCAGCCATCTCTGTAGTGTTTGTTTGAGAGCCCTTTTTCATGAGGTATTTATTCAATTTTGCCAAACCATAATGTGTAGTAATGAAAGTTGATATCATCATGGCATAAAATGTGGCATGTGGTACCTTAAAATTGATTTTAACAGTTCAAAATGACGCATACTGACTATGCATGCTGATTCATAAAATGGAGGCATATAAGAGAGGGCCTCACCTTGAATGGTTCTTGAGGTCATTACTGCTAAATGACAAATGGACCTTGATTTTATAcctactgtatatttatgtaatatattaaaatagcaaacatttgaaaatattatGCTAAATATTGTCTTTAGGATAACTATATACTGTGACAAAACTCCATCTCCCATCATTCCTCTGTGCTCAGGGCGCTGCAGGAGGAGAATGCAGATCTTCACCAGAACTTGTTGCAGACTGTGGTTTGCATCGAGAGCCTGGAGgcggagctgcagaggaccaGAGACGAACTCAGCCATGTCAAGGAGAAATATAAAAGGTTTGGGATCATAAACGGAACGAAATTCAACCTGCATGATGGATTAACATTGCTTATATGCGCAAATAAACACTGAAGATTACATGAGACAGGAAAACATCTCTTCCACGTGTAGTGTGATGATGCAGTACATGAAGgacaacatgtttttatatgagagggaaatgatgtgatgtgtgcacatgtattgACTCCAGAATCAATAGTCAACATATGACTTCACATAACAGTTTCTATAGGTTCATTGATCCATGGAACACACTGGATAAAGGCCACACATTCTCCGCTGTGTATTTCTGTGGGTGTTTTAATTCTGCAGTGCCCTGTTTCCCCCGGCCAACAGAGGCAGGGGGACTCAAGCCATCTGTCCTGTCCCTTCACACTCACCAGTGAGAGTCTAGTTGTGACCTGAGTCCTGTCAAGACTGTATTTATCCCAAAACAACCTCTGCTGCCCACCATGCACATACCACACATTCTTCAACAGACTGGAGCAACTGGAGTGAATGGTCACCTCACACTGGGCTCCAGTTTGGTGTCAGTTGTTACACATTCAGTGGGAGAGTTTGTGGCTGCCACCTGGCCTGACAAACAACTGTCTTTAACCCAGATACAAGATAAAAGAGTGTTGTGTGTTGATATAATGTGAATTATAGGTCTTATAGCATTGAGGTTTTATggttgtcttttcttcttctttcttctacGGTTCTCTGTGCCTTCTCTAGCCTTCTAGAGACCCACACTGGGACCAAGCAGGCCAATAACCTGCTGGGGGAACACCTGCATATAGCGGTGAGAAAACCTGCCTGGACATAAGGTCGAGGAAGCCACAGACAGAATGATAACAGAGGGATCTTGTCTCACTGCATTCACAAAACATGAGCTACTTTCATGTAAATGAatgtcttggtgtgtgtgtgtgt
It encodes:
- the LOC139291821 gene encoding repetin → MPHQGLSWTASTAYQQMMEKFFKPVHSPSGPDEIKLRRHHHHHPLHHHQDPQSHRYTMFDDTNRNTDESHGHHHHHQHGHYLQDSPHHNAHHRHQTQQFHQSEDDEILYNHETHVTLSRASSSSLSSSSSSSFSSWNTEASANDPFSIRHAEQPLHSLSCSNITDVRRGFRDDDSSEPIVFASIKHGKTGSVCSESHGSSHRRGKHGFSTLDRGHSRSDEGLLQGNESDLGGEQSRVQHMNYGPLYKTASLNRSLAFSEEDILLGVSRGPKRAVSSSQLPGKGILKNKEPHSDIRKAKSMEVLSPRVSKGQDPSGQKGKGITQVEMEQARNNFVQGKLQFSAFLDEITQQVISPSALTILGVNKNKITGKTPAPTRTPGPVKPQLPPKKHRESSGEEKEQHPKQRNSQEKAAHSSSRKHSDCSNSEKLNSYAAKNHHGSSPPHHYAHSQGQNTHQGSSRKDRRPSPTGSSVSEDRYGRCGPHLTDGTSTSPEPSQPKQRHHRKQQPVASHSQHTQHFPQDQPQQAHPGLVHRGPASSPPSSAQGVGPGLGSESSSTKSDSPRARDTASTATSYSSEQSGRHHSQHVGHSKQRRDTLCDADHLQALQEENADLHQNLLQTVVCIESLEAELQRTRDELSHVKEKYKSLLETHTGTKQANNLLGEHLHIALSSELEDAHRTMAALENINVPCLIKELLEKHFDSTEAIQKSLTTSVPIIHSAPSSQADGQSHAPKVEEAAHDWLTKSEAGPQRVTAFMPFKQGVQTTGTEDGLSGQHRSSHSPPFSVADISTAIYKKMAASYAARPQPLYPQSQPQPPLGTNHADTPQNLQQAHVGGDSWGGKGAVKVTLLEQDVVDVTSMSAQQILDEFIQQLQTHKEAGGGKEQQGGQEWAGGAEQTGKVAD